The window GTAGGAGGAGCGAATCTATTTAATACTGGCTTCAAAACAGGAGAAAATAATGTTAAAGCACTGAAAAAGTTGATTTTAGACAATAAAATCTACTTAGCAGGGCAAGATACAGGCGGTAGTAAAAGTAGAACTGCTCGATTTAATACAATAAATGGGAACCTAAGTGTTTCCTCACAAAATTTAAAATACGCGATTTAAAGAATAGTAAAATGGGAAAGAAAGTTTTAATCGTAGATGATTCGCTTTATATGCGAACACTTATAAAAGACGCACTTGAAGAAGGTGGATATGAAATCGTTGGCCAAGCAGCTAATGGCGAAGAAGCTATAGATTTAGCCTTTGAGTTACAACCAGACATTATCACTTTAGATAATATTTTGCCAGACATGATTGGCACTGATATTCTAAAAGTTTATAAAGATGAAGGTCTACCATCAAAGGTATTTATGATCAGTGCAGTTGGGCAGGATTCAGTGATTGAAGAAGGTATGGGATTAGGAGCTGAAGATTACATCGTAAAGCCGTTTACATCTGAGCAATTGGTTCAGGCACTTTCTAAATAATGACCAATGCCAAAACCATATCGACACTAATCGTAGAAGATTCTGCTCTGATGAGAATCCTACTTTCTGACATTTTAAAATCAGATCCTTCAATTGAATTGGTAGGAACTGCAAAAAATGGAAAGGAAGGAGTAGAAAAAGCAAGATTACTCGAACCAGATGTAATTATATCTGATATGATTATGCCAGACTATGATGGTGTTTATTTGGTTGAAAAGGTGATGAAGGAAAGCCCAACTCCTGTTATTTTATTGAGTTCTCTTGAAAAAAATGACGGATTGGTATTTGATGCTTTACAAAAAGGGGCATTTGATTTCTTAGATAAGCCTAAAGATGATATAACCAATTCAATAAAGGCAAAAAATTATCCTTTAACAAAATTGGTAAAGG is drawn from Marivirga arenosa and contains these coding sequences:
- a CDS encoding response regulator, whose amino-acid sequence is MGKKVLIVDDSLYMRTLIKDALEEGGYEIVGQAANGEEAIDLAFELQPDIITLDNILPDMIGTDILKVYKDEGLPSKVFMISAVGQDSVIEEGMGLGAEDYIVKPFTSEQLVQALSK